One genomic region from Gadus morhua chromosome 9, gadMor3.0, whole genome shotgun sequence encodes:
- the pskh1 gene encoding serine/threonine-protein kinase H1 homolog isoform X1, whose protein sequence is MGCKNSKVLPEPPGDVQLDLVKKVDPPHPPQTDLYKHFIRGDGTGSKMGGGAEKADPASPCQAQAAMPNGSAQPPNAQSDPTDPQRKKVAKYRAKFDPRVTAKYDIKALIGRGSFSRVVRVEHKSTRQPYAIKMIETRFREGREVCESELCVLRRVRHTNIIQLMEVFETAERVYMVMELATGGELFDRIIARGSFTERDATRVLQMVLDGVKYLHTLGITHRDLKPENLLYYHPGADSKIIITDFGLASSRKKGDECLMKTTCGTPEYIAPEILVRKPYTNAVDMWALGVISYILLSGTMPFEDDNRMRLYRQILKGKYSFSGEPWPSVSNLAKDFVERVLTVDPSERLTAGQALKHPWVVSMAACSSMKNLQRSISQNLLKRASSRCHSTKSAQSTRSSRSTKSNKARRAREKELRELNRRYQQQYNG, encoded by the exons ATGGGGTGCAAGAACAGCAAAGTCCTCCCTGAACCTCCGGGAGATGTTCAGCTGGACTTGGTCAAAAAG gTGGACCCTCCCCACCCGCCTCAGACAGACCTCTATAAACATTTCATCCGAGGGGACGGAACGGGCAGCaagatggggggaggggctgaaaaGGCAGACCCCGCCTCCCCCTGTCAGGCGCAAGCAGCCATGCCTAACGGATCCGCCCAACCTCCAAACGCCCAATCGGACCCGACGGACCCCCAGCGGAAGAAAGTGGCCAAGTACCGCGCCAAGTTCGACCCCCGGGTCACGGCCAAGTACGACATCAAGGCCCTGATTGGCCGCGGCAGCTTCAGCCGTGTGGTGCGGGTGGAGCACAAGAGCACGCGGCAGCCCTACGCCATCAAGATGATCGAGACGCGCTTCCGCGAGGGCCGGGAGGTGTGCGAGTCGGAGCTGTGCGTGCTGCGCCGCGTGCGCCACACCAACATCATCCAGCTGATGGAGGTGTTCGAGACGGCGGAGCGGGTCTACATGGTGATGGAGCTGGCCACGGGCGGCGAGCTGTTCGACCGCATCATCGCCCGCGGCTCCTTCACGGAGCGCGACGCCACGCGCGTGCTGCAGATGGTCCTGGACGGCGTCAAGTACCTGCACACGCTGGGCATCACCCACCGGGACCTGAAGCCCGAGAACCTGCTGTACTACCACCCCGGCGCCGACTCCAAGATCATCATCACCGACTTCGGCCTGGCCAGCAGCCGCAAGAAGGGGGACGAGTGCCTGATGAAGACCACCTGCGGCACGCCCGAGTACATCGCCCCGGAGATCCTGGTGCGGAAGCCCTACACCAACGCGGTGGACATGTGGGCTCTGGGCGTCATCTCCTACATCCTGCTGAGTGGGACCATGCCCTTCGAAGACGACAACCGCATGCGGCTCTACCGGCAGATCCTCAAGGGCAAATACAGCTTCtctggagag CCGTGGCCCAGCGTGTCCAACCTGGCCAAGGACTTTGTGGAGCGCGTGCTGACGGTGGACCCCAGCGAGCGGCTGACCGCCGGCCAGGCCCTCAAGCACCCCTGGGTGGTGAGCATGGCGGCCTGCTCCTCCATGAAGAACCTGCAGCGCTCCATCTCCCAGAACCTGCTGAAGCGAGCCTCGTCGCGCTGCCACAGCACCAAGTCGGCCCAGTCCACGCGCTCCAGCCGCTCCACCAAGTCCAACAAGGCCCGGCGCGCCCGCGAGAAGGAGCTCCGGGAGCTCAACCGCCGCTACCAGCAGCAGTACAACGGATGA
- the pskh1 gene encoding serine/threonine-protein kinase H1 homolog isoform X2, translating into MGCKNSKVLPEPPGDVQLDLVKKVDPPHPPQTDLYKHFIRGDGTGSKMGGGAEKADPASPCQAQAAMPNGSAQPPNAQSDPTDPQRKKVAKYRAKFDPRVTAKYDIKALIGRGSFSRVVRVEHKSTRQPYAIKMIETRFREGREVCESELCVLRRVRHTNIIQLMEVFETAERVYMVMELATGGELFDRIIARGSFTERDATRVLQMVLDGVKYLHTLGITHRDLKPENLLYYHPGADSKIIITDFGLASSRKKGDECLMKTTCGTPEYIAPEILVRKPYTNAVDMWALGVISYILLSGTMPFEDDNRMRLYRQILKGKYSFSGECGLLIVPESFLNGPLVTGCPA; encoded by the exons ATGGGGTGCAAGAACAGCAAAGTCCTCCCTGAACCTCCGGGAGATGTTCAGCTGGACTTGGTCAAAAAG gTGGACCCTCCCCACCCGCCTCAGACAGACCTCTATAAACATTTCATCCGAGGGGACGGAACGGGCAGCaagatggggggaggggctgaaaaGGCAGACCCCGCCTCCCCCTGTCAGGCGCAAGCAGCCATGCCTAACGGATCCGCCCAACCTCCAAACGCCCAATCGGACCCGACGGACCCCCAGCGGAAGAAAGTGGCCAAGTACCGCGCCAAGTTCGACCCCCGGGTCACGGCCAAGTACGACATCAAGGCCCTGATTGGCCGCGGCAGCTTCAGCCGTGTGGTGCGGGTGGAGCACAAGAGCACGCGGCAGCCCTACGCCATCAAGATGATCGAGACGCGCTTCCGCGAGGGCCGGGAGGTGTGCGAGTCGGAGCTGTGCGTGCTGCGCCGCGTGCGCCACACCAACATCATCCAGCTGATGGAGGTGTTCGAGACGGCGGAGCGGGTCTACATGGTGATGGAGCTGGCCACGGGCGGCGAGCTGTTCGACCGCATCATCGCCCGCGGCTCCTTCACGGAGCGCGACGCCACGCGCGTGCTGCAGATGGTCCTGGACGGCGTCAAGTACCTGCACACGCTGGGCATCACCCACCGGGACCTGAAGCCCGAGAACCTGCTGTACTACCACCCCGGCGCCGACTCCAAGATCATCATCACCGACTTCGGCCTGGCCAGCAGCCGCAAGAAGGGGGACGAGTGCCTGATGAAGACCACCTGCGGCACGCCCGAGTACATCGCCCCGGAGATCCTGGTGCGGAAGCCCTACACCAACGCGGTGGACATGTGGGCTCTGGGCGTCATCTCCTACATCCTGCTGAGTGGGACCATGCCCTTCGAAGACGACAACCGCATGCGGCTCTACCGGCAGATCCTCAAGGGCAAATACAGCTTCtctggagag TGTGGGCTGTTGATCGTGCCAGAGAGCTTTCTAAATGGGCCCTTGGTTACTGGTTGCCCTGCATAG